The Streptomonospora litoralis genome window below encodes:
- a CDS encoding ribonuclease Z — MSVRELVVLGTSSAVPTPRRNHNGYFLRFDGHGVLVDPGEGTQLQMRRAGVSAHDITRILITHFHGDHCLGLPGVIQRIARDGVTHPVYCAYPAQGAHYFDRLRHASAFGDTDAIRPQPLCGEAAACGGDADLQVSARALDHSIACYGYRLAEPDGWTMLPDLLARRGITGPDAGRLKTRGHVTAPDGRRVELAECARPRRGQVVAFVFDTAPCAAAEELARGADLLVIEATYTASEAALAAAYGHLTAPQAGAIAAAAGAKALVLTHFSERYEPAEAPRFAAEAAAAGFTGPITVAADLDRVTLPPRRR; from the coding sequence ATGTCCGTGCGCGAACTCGTCGTCCTGGGCACCTCCAGCGCGGTGCCCACCCCGCGCCGCAACCACAACGGCTACTTCCTGCGCTTCGACGGCCACGGCGTGCTCGTCGACCCCGGCGAAGGCACCCAGCTGCAGATGCGCCGCGCCGGCGTCTCCGCCCACGACATCACCCGCATCCTGATCACCCACTTCCACGGCGACCACTGCCTGGGCCTGCCCGGCGTCATCCAGCGCATCGCCCGCGACGGCGTCACCCACCCCGTCTACTGCGCCTACCCCGCCCAGGGCGCCCACTACTTCGACCGGCTGCGCCACGCCAGCGCCTTCGGCGACACCGACGCCATCCGCCCACAACCCCTCTGCGGCGAAGCCGCCGCATGCGGCGGCGACGCGGACCTGCAGGTGAGCGCGCGCGCTCTCGACCACAGCATCGCCTGCTACGGCTACCGCCTCGCCGAACCCGACGGCTGGACGATGCTGCCCGATCTACTGGCCCGCCGCGGCATCACCGGCCCCGACGCCGGCCGCCTCAAAACCCGCGGCCACGTCACCGCCCCCGACGGCCGCCGGGTGGAACTGGCCGAGTGCGCCAGGCCCCGCCGCGGCCAGGTCGTGGCCTTCGTCTTCGACACCGCCCCCTGCGCGGCCGCCGAAGAACTGGCGCGCGGCGCCGACCTGCTCGTCATCGAGGCCACCTACACCGCATCCGAGGCGGCCCTGGCCGCCGCCTACGGTCACCTCACCGCCCCGCAAGCCGGGGCGATCGCCGCCGCGGCCGGCGCGAAAGCGCTGGTGCTGACCCACTTCTCCGAACGCTACGAGCCCGCCGAGGCGCCCCGCTTCGCCGCCGAAGCCGCCGCGGCCGGCTTCACCGGTCCCATCACGGTGGCCGCCGACCTC